The DNA sequence AAGAGGTGCCGTTGCAGACCGGCTCGTAACGATAAACTGCAGGAACATAACGGCTTTGTATGTTGGCAGGAACTTCGTTTGCCGCCTGCAGTGCGCAAGTTTTTGTATCTGTATCTTGCTGTGCGTTTGTGACAGTCGGCTTATAGAGTAAATCAACCGGTGCGCAGCTGCACATGATCAACGTTAGTATGAGAGCTTTGAAAGAGTGGTGCATGCTTAATCTCACTTACGCAAATTGGATAAATCCGTTAGGGGAAACATCAATATGTGCGCAAGCATTGTTATGCATGCGACAGGCGCATTGGATGCGATATGGGTCCATGTCATTTCAACGCTTCATAGGCTTTTGTGAACCCGGTGAGAGAAATCACGGGCTCTACTTTGGCGTTACCCGCATCACGAAATATGATGTTGAGGCTGTTGCCACGTTTGAGGCGTTTGACCAGGTTAGGGGTAAGTTTCACACCAACATGGCAACCATCGATATTACAGATCTCGAAGGGCAACAGAGTGGCATTGCCACCATCAACCTGATACTGCCAACCTGTGCTGAGCAAAATGCCAAGTGGGAACGTCAGCAAGAGCGTCGGCGCCTCTCCTTGGAATATCTTAGCTTGTAAAATGAGGCGTTTTTCCGGGAGCTGCACAACGGTTTGCGCCATTCGACAGGTTTGCTCTGGCTCGCACGCAACACGCCAATCATCAAAGACCTGAATATTTGAAGTCTCTGTTGTTTCTTGGGCGTTCAGAACTGCATTGTGGGACAAAACTGCAGCACAGAATAAAATTGCTGTTACTCGTAAATTTTTCATCTTTTGCGCCGGTGTGATTCTGTTTAGTTGACCATTGGTTGAGTAAAACTTTTGCGAGTGTTTATCCAGATGCGCTGGTTTGAAAATTTAATATTCGGGTATTGGTTGCAAAAAAGCTCTTTCCAGGTAGTGAGCTTTGGATGTATTGCGGTCACTGTATGCACCCCTGCAAGCATAGTGTATTCCGAGCAGTTTGTTGTACCCGATGGTGGGACGGCAACCACGCTAAGCCCAAGCTCTGGCCAGATCACGGTGAACATTGCGCCTGCGGATAGCTCTTCTATCAGCCATAATACCTATACAAAGTTTTCAGTCCCGAACGCTGGTGTGACTTTAGATAATTCGGTTGTTGGTGCTGGAATTATTTTGAATGAAGTTACATCGGCCAATATCACCACCATTGAAGGCACGCTGAGTGTTCAAGGGGACAAGGCTGATATTATCGTGGCCAACCCGAATGGCATCACGGTGAACGGCGGGCGTTTCCACAACACGGGCAATGTTGCGCTGACCACAGGCAGTCTTGGGCGCAATAGCTCGGGGCAAATCACCTCAACAGTTGACGCAGGCCATATTGAAATTGGCCCTGGCGGGCTCAGTGGTACGATGGAAGAACTGGCGCTGATCTCGCGGTCCCTGCGGATCGATGGAGCGATTGAACAAGATGCATCAGATACCGCAAGCCGGTTGAACCTCATCACGGGCGAAAGCGTTGTGAGCTTTGATCGCGACCGTCCAGGAGGCGGTATCTTACCTTGGGCGCTGGCGACAAGCCACGGTGAAGACTCAACGGATGCAATTTTGGTTGATATCACGCGCCGAAGCGCTTTATCGTCCGGCCGGATCAGCGTTACTGTTACTGACAAGGGGGCTGGGGTTCGCATTGCGGGCAATCACATGGCAGGTGCCGGTGGGTTTCGCCTGGGGGCAAATGGGCATCTCGAAATTAATGGTGTGACGCTGAGCTCAAAAGGGTCCGTGAATATAAAAAGCGGATCAGCTGAGCTCAAGTCTACGAGAGATAACCGCACCGAATTGAGCTCGTCTGATAGCGGTGTGGTTTTGCAAACCGAAACGGGGGATCTCCATTTAGGCTTCGCCAAAATCGAAGGTGCGATCATTGCTTCTGATAATCTGGCGTCCTCGGGTGGTGTGACTTTGCTATCGATGGGCCGATTGACGTCCAATCAATCTGATACTGGCCAGAAAGCTGAGCTGATCGCGACTGACAGTCATGTGATTTCGAATGGCGTTGGTGGAATTGATTTCGACGGTCTAGTGGTCACATCAGCAGGGGATCTACGCACGGGCTCGACGACTCAAATCGGGTTTTCTGATGTTTCAGCCGAGGTCGCAGAAGACTTTCGGGCCTTGACCAACGGAGCGCTTAGTTTCGATGCATCGGTTATCTCAGCGCGAAACGAAATCCGATTGGATGCAAGCAGTATCAGATTTGGTGCCAACAATGTGAGCCAGGCTCGCACCGAATTGGTTGCAAAAGAGGGAAGCTTTTTTGCCAAAACAACTGAAGGCGACATATTGAACTACGGCAGTTTGCTGCAGGGCCGCGTTGCATCACTCATAGATTTGGACACCAAGGGTGGGATGACGCTTATATCGGCCAGAAAACTTTTAAATCAAAGTCTGTCAGTTAAACGCCTGGCGGTTGCTTTTGGGCAAATTGAGGATCTTTACGTTCGGGCGAAGGGCGATGTCATCAATTCAACGGGGCGTCTCTTTTCCAATGCAAACATTAGCATCGAGACAGAAGGTGACATACGGAATGAAACGGCATTTACCGACATTCGAAATCGATACAGCCAAAACCGTTATAAGGGCGGGCGTCGTGCAAGCAGCCTGTTTCTCCGTAGGTCTCGCCATTTGGACATCTTTGCAGATTACGGGCAGCAGAAGATTAACGGCGAACGGTCCTTTATTTTGGGGGCAGGGGATGTGACCTTGAAGGCCGCAAACGTGCGCAATGTGGGGGCTGATATCACTGGTGCGAATGTTGATATTCAGGCCGAGAGAACGTTTCTTAATGAAGCGCGCCAAATTGGCAAACTTCAATTTTCTCAAAAATGCCGTTTCTTTTGTAAAACACGAGGCTCATCGACACTCAGCACATTTGACAGCTCTTTGACGGCTTCCGGCCAGTTGAGCATTAAGGCGGGAGAGAGGATCACCAGTATTGGCGGGAGAATGAATGCAATATCGGGTATTTCGTTCAACGCACCTTTGACTGAATTCCTACCGACACTTTCTGCCTCTCTGGTAGAGCTGCGTTCAGGCCTTTTCCAAGGTCGCGGCGGTCGGGGCGGATATCTTATTTTGCAAAATGAATTTGGCAGGTTGCGTTCTTTCTTAGGGAAAATTGAATTCGGAGGTGATGTCGTGTTGGGAGACACGGATATTCAGTCACCTTTCGCGCTTGAGGTGGACGGCACTCAGATCCGTTCCAAACATGGAAGTGCACCTGCAGCGTTTGGCCAAAAGACGATTGGTCTCTTTTGGAATGTGTTCTAAGCGCTCATGGCACTTTTGCGTCTTTCCATCATCCTTGTACTGTTTGTATTGCAAACTTCTATCGTGAGGGCGCAAGAACAAGATGCGGGACGCCGCATTTTGGAGGAACAGCAAAGACGTGAACGCTTCGAAGAATTGGAGCGCGCAACAACTGGACAAGAAATCACCACTCAGGAAACGGGTGGCGTTGTTGTTGAGGCGGTCTGCTTTCCAATTGAAGATATCAAACTGACAGGTGTGACGCTGTTTAGCGACAGTGATTTTGCACCCATCATAAACCGTTACAATAAACAATGTTTGGGACAAGCGAGTATAAGTAATCTGCTGCAAGATCTCTCAGCTTACTATGCTGACCGTGGTTACATCACGACACGAGCTTATGTGCCGGCTCAGGATGTTAGCCAGAAAAAGCTAAAGATTGATGTGCTGGAGGGGCGGATCGAGGCTTTCGTTTACAATCGTGTTGATAAAGATGGGAAGCCTATTAAAGCGCCTGTTCGGAAATTGAAGTTCGCCTTTCCAGCAAAAGAAGGCGATGTTTTTCAATTGCGCGACATTGAGCACGGTTTAGAGCAAATCAACCGCCTGAGTTCTTCACGGGCAAGTGCCAATTTGAGCGCAGGTGAAGAGCCCGGAACCAGCCAGGTTGTTGTAACCGAGCAAAAAGTCGACACGGTACGTGCCTCGATTGGGATTGATAATCAGGGGACTGAAGAGGGGGCCGAGGCACAGCTGCGGTTAAACTTGGCTGTTGACGATCTGTTGCGAGTCAATGACACATTCAATTTGTCGTACTCAGGATCGCGCAATAGCAATGCCATCGCTTTCAGCGGATCTGTACCCTACCGAAAATGGCTATTTTCAGCCAGTGCTTCCTATTCGGAATCATTGGAGAGCTTGTCACTATTTTCTGATCTCTTCACGCAAACTGCCAGTGCGAATTTAAGAGCCGAACGGTTATTGTTTCGAAATGAGCGTTCAAAGTACTATGCCTATGGGGCTGTCAGCCGCTACTGGAATGAGCGCTTTGTCAACATTGCTGCTTTGATTCCGCAGAACCGATCTGCATTCAGTGTTGGGTTTCGCAATGAACATAGGTTGGAGAAATCTTTGATTGCGGCTGATACATCACTAACCTTTGGGTCGAGTGCGTTCGGATCGGATAGAGATCCAGAAAATCCGGTCTTTGGAACGCCTAGGGTGGAATATACTAAGTTAGAGACAAGCTTAAACTACATTCGCCCCTTTGAAAAAGGTCATCAATTGGTTGTCAGCTTTACTGGTCAGATGTCAGACCAGCCGCTGTTTTCTGAAGAACAAATTTCAATTGGCGGCTGGAACTCAGTTCGTGGTTACAATGGGTTTAGCATTTCGGGGGATACAGGTTTCTATATCCGAACTGAACTGCAATCTAAGGCGAGCTCGATTGATATCAGAAAGTGGGGGAAACCATTAGAGGATGCAAAACTTTGGAGTCCTGTGGGAAAAGCTCAGGGCGGAGCAAGATCCTTTATATTTATGGACTTAGGGTATGTATTTTCAAAACCGTTACGCAGAGAGTTTAAAATGGCTAGCGTCGGGGCGGGGATGAATTTGGAAGTGGGGCGTTGGACCATTGGCGGCACGCTTGCAGCACCTTTAGTAGATCAAGGTGGCCAGCGATATGGAGAGTTTCAGGCATTGCTGTCTGCCTCATATGATTTGTTTTAATTCTTCTGAAATTGCTCATTTATTGTATTCTCACGCGTGAAGTTTGTGCCATCAGAGATCCCCGATATACTCATTTCCTAACAAAATCTTAATAAACTTCCCAATCCGCAAAAAATGACTCGATTTTGAAGTGAGCTCTGGTTTAAGTAGAGTTTACACGCGTGTCTTGTACGTAATATATCAGTGAATGAGGGTGTGAGTGATGATTTCAGCGATACGGTTTGGCGTGCAAGCAGCGGCAGTTATGTCTGTGGTGACTTTTGCATCCGGTGCCTGTGCTCAGACATCTGAAGTTTTGGATTCTGAAGAAAACGCTGTTGTATCACCGCAATTGATTGAGATTTCATTAGCCGCACTTGAGGCCCAAGACTATGAGGCGGCATCCGAAGGGCTTGCGCAGGCGTTTAAGGACGGTGAGGCCGATGGCGCCTTTTATCTGGGTCGCATGGTTGAGCTTGGTCTTGGTAGTGCGCCTGATATGAAAGCGGCGATTGCGCTTTATTTGGCTGGCAGTTCGAGAGGTTCGGCACCTGCCAAAAATCGCTTGGGTGTATTGCATATCCAAGGGCAGGGCGTTTTGCAGGACTTTGAGCGGGGGGCGCAGCTAGTGTGCGAGGCGGCAGAACTTGGTGACCCCAATGGCGCCTTCAACTGCGGCAGCCTGCTACGTGAGGGCAAAGGTACAGCCCAGGATGAAGTGGCCGCCTATGATATGTTTAGGATGGCTGCCGAGCAGGGGCATTTGGGTGCAAAGAATGAATATGCCAATGGCCTGCTCGAGGGTAAATACCTCGCGCAGGACGTTGATGGTGCGGTTCAGCTGTTTCAACAAACTGCTGCAGAGGGCAATCCAATTGGCCTCTACGCCTTGGGTCAAGCTTTTGCGACGGGCCTGAGCGTTGAACAGGACATCGTGAAAGCGCATTCTTATTTCAATATTGCAGCTGCGCTGGATCATCCACTAGCAGGTGAGGCGCGGGCGGGAATTGAGCTGGCGATGTCGGCTGAGGAAATCACATCAGCGCAAAAACTGGCGAAGGCCTGGCGGCCGCAGCAACCGCAATAACAACATAAATCAGAAAGAAATATGGAATGAAAAGCTTGAAATGCACAATGGCTTTGCTGGTGGGGGCTGCGTTTCTGAGTGCTTGCACTGAGACGCCTCAAACATCGGAGAAACCGACCCAGACGAGTTCTGCTGCTGCGATCGACACAAATTCAGCGCAGCCTGACGACGTGAAACCTGCAGCACCTCTGGCCTCAGATGGTGAAACAAAAATTGTGATTTATCGCACATCTTATGGTGGATTTGCGGTTCAGCCAAAGGTTTTTGTTGATGGCAAAGAAGCTGCTCAATGTACACCCGGCCGCGCGACAACACTTAAAGTGAGCCCTGGAACGCATAAGCTGACAGCGAAAACTCTTTCCGAAAAAGCTTTGACTGTTTCTGTTCCAAAAGGTGGAACAGCTTACGTGCGCTGCTCGATTAGTGTGGGCCTTGTCGTGGGTGGGGCGAAGCTTGTCTCTGTTTCTGCCAATGAGGCGGCCCCAAAGGCTGCAAAACTTAATCAGATAGCAGCAAATTAACGACCCA is a window from the Roseovarius sp. EL26 genome containing:
- a CDS encoding filamentous hemagglutinin N-terminal domain-containing protein; the encoded protein is MYSEQFVVPDGGTATTLSPSSGQITVNIAPADSSSISHNTYTKFSVPNAGVTLDNSVVGAGIILNEVTSANITTIEGTLSVQGDKADIIVANPNGITVNGGRFHNTGNVALTTGSLGRNSSGQITSTVDAGHIEIGPGGLSGTMEELALISRSLRIDGAIEQDASDTASRLNLITGESVVSFDRDRPGGGILPWALATSHGEDSTDAILVDITRRSALSSGRISVTVTDKGAGVRIAGNHMAGAGGFRLGANGHLEINGVTLSSKGSVNIKSGSAELKSTRDNRTELSSSDSGVVLQTETGDLHLGFAKIEGAIIASDNLASSGGVTLLSMGRLTSNQSDTGQKAELIATDSHVISNGVGGIDFDGLVVTSAGDLRTGSTTQIGFSDVSAEVAEDFRALTNGALSFDASVISARNEIRLDASSIRFGANNVSQARTELVAKEGSFFAKTTEGDILNYGSLLQGRVASLIDLDTKGGMTLISARKLLNQSLSVKRLAVAFGQIEDLYVRAKGDVINSTGRLFSNANISIETEGDIRNETAFTDIRNRYSQNRYKGGRRASSLFLRRSRHLDIFADYGQQKINGERSFILGAGDVTLKAANVRNVGADITGANVDIQAERTFLNEARQIGKLQFSQKCRFFCKTRGSSTLSTFDSSLTASGQLSIKAGERITSIGGRMNAISGISFNAPLTEFLPTLSASLVELRSGLFQGRGGRGGYLILQNEFGRLRSFLGKIEFGGDVVLGDTDIQSPFALEVDGTQIRSKHGSAPAAFGQKTIGLFWNVF
- a CDS encoding ShlB/FhaC/HecB family hemolysin secretion/activation protein, giving the protein MALLRLSIILVLFVLQTSIVRAQEQDAGRRILEEQQRRERFEELERATTGQEITTQETGGVVVEAVCFPIEDIKLTGVTLFSDSDFAPIINRYNKQCLGQASISNLLQDLSAYYADRGYITTRAYVPAQDVSQKKLKIDVLEGRIEAFVYNRVDKDGKPIKAPVRKLKFAFPAKEGDVFQLRDIEHGLEQINRLSSSRASANLSAGEEPGTSQVVVTEQKVDTVRASIGIDNQGTEEGAEAQLRLNLAVDDLLRVNDTFNLSYSGSRNSNAIAFSGSVPYRKWLFSASASYSESLESLSLFSDLFTQTASANLRAERLLFRNERSKYYAYGAVSRYWNERFVNIAALIPQNRSAFSVGFRNEHRLEKSLIAADTSLTFGSSAFGSDRDPENPVFGTPRVEYTKLETSLNYIRPFEKGHQLVVSFTGQMSDQPLFSEEQISIGGWNSVRGYNGFSISGDTGFYIRTELQSKASSIDIRKWGKPLEDAKLWSPVGKAQGGARSFIFMDLGYVFSKPLRREFKMASVGAGMNLEVGRWTIGGTLAAPLVDQGGQRYGEFQALLSASYDLF
- a CDS encoding tetratricopeptide repeat protein; translated protein: MISAIRFGVQAAAVMSVVTFASGACAQTSEVLDSEENAVVSPQLIEISLAALEAQDYEAASEGLAQAFKDGEADGAFYLGRMVELGLGSAPDMKAAIALYLAGSSRGSAPAKNRLGVLHIQGQGVLQDFERGAQLVCEAAELGDPNGAFNCGSLLREGKGTAQDEVAAYDMFRMAAEQGHLGAKNEYANGLLEGKYLAQDVDGAVQLFQQTAAEGNPIGLYALGQAFATGLSVEQDIVKAHSYFNIAAALDHPLAGEARAGIELAMSAEEITSAQKLAKAWRPQQPQ
- a CDS encoding DUF2846 domain-containing protein; this translates as MKSLKCTMALLVGAAFLSACTETPQTSEKPTQTSSAAAIDTNSAQPDDVKPAAPLASDGETKIVIYRTSYGGFAVQPKVFVDGKEAAQCTPGRATTLKVSPGTHKLTAKTLSEKALTVSVPKGGTAYVRCSISVGLVVGGAKLVSVSANEAAPKAAKLNQIAAN
- a CDS encoding invasion associated locus B family protein, which codes for MKNLRVTAILFCAAVLSHNAVLNAQETTETSNIQVFDDWRVACEPEQTCRMAQTVVQLPEKRLILQAKIFQGEAPTLLLTFPLGILLSTGWQYQVDGGNATLLPFEICNIDGCHVGVKLTPNLVKRLKRGNSLNIIFRDAGNAKVEPVISLTGFTKAYEALK